Part of the Pedobacter roseus genome is shown below.
AGGCGAAAGGTATTTTTTATCGTTATAGATAGCGTTTATGGCCAGTTTTAAGTATTGGGCATCGTGACGGGCTTTTCGTACATAACCATCAATATGCAATTCTTTAAATAACATATCGATTACAGCAGTTTTATTTTCGACAGAAAATACGAGGATTTTTAAACCGGGTTGTACTTTTTTCGCAGCTTGTATAAGTTCAACACCACCGGCAATTTTTTGTTTATTATGGTCTTCTACAAAGGATAGATCAGTAACCAACAAGTCGTAAGGCTGTTCTGCTCTGATAGCATTTTTTATCCAGGTAAGCGCATCGTCACAATAATAAACGTATTCGGGTTTTTCTATACTCAGATCAGCTAAGGTTGTTTGCAGCGAAATATTCTGTGTTTCTTGATCTTCGGCAATAAGTATTCTTTTAAACATATATCATACAATTAGGAAACCGGAAAAGAGATTTGGATTTTAAGCCCCTTTTCAACTTTGGTATCAAAGGTAATTGTACCACCAATTGCATCAATACGGGTTCCCGTATTTGTGAGTCCATTATTAGGGTGTACTTCACCTAAAATGCCGATGCCGTTATCGGTATAATGGATATTTATTTTTTCTTGTGCCTGTTCAAATTTGATCACCACATCGCTTGCCCGGCTGTGTTTGCCCATATTTACCATCAGTTCCTGAAGGATATGTTCTATTTCCTCCCGCGCCTGTTCGGATACTTTTTCCCAGAGTTGAGCTGAATTTCCTACAAGTATTACTTTTGTATTTTCGGAAGCGAAGGATTTTAACAGCTCGGATATTTTTTCGTTGAAAGGTTGGTTTTTCGATTTTGGCTTTTCGTAAGAAAGATCACGCGATTGCTCATAAAGTTCTTCTATTTCGTTAACAATAGGATTGTTTTTTAAGCTTTCCTGATTATCGAGTTTATTCATGATCCTGTACAATCCGTTTGCAACTACATCGTGTACTTTTTGAGAGGTTTTGAGTTTATTTTCACGGATGGAGTTTTGAGCTTCGAGCTCTAATCTTTGTTTTCTTTTTTTATACCAAAGGGTACCAGCGATAGTGAGTAAAAGAATACCAATGATGAGTATGATGATCTGATACCTTTTGCCTTCATTGTCTTTTTGCAGCACGAGGTTATCGGCTTTGCTTTTTTCCGTGTCGTAACGGATTAGCGCAAATTGGTTTTTAGCGGCACTGCGAGCGGTTTGTACACTGTCATTTAATTTTTCGTAAATACTGAAATAATCTTTCGTTTCTTTAGCTGGGCTTAACTTAATTAATTTCTGAAGTGCTTCAAGACGATCATCCGGACTGACTAATTTTTTTGCAATCAGATACATCTTTTGAGCATATATTAATGCTGAATCTGGCTTCTTCTTTTCGTAGTAATCTGCAAGATGTGCGTAACTGGCGTTCTGACCCCATTGATCTTTTTCAACATCACGGATATGTAGTGCTTTCAGAAACTCAGGAGCTGCATTATAATTTGGGTTTTGAAGCCATTTAGTTTTAGCAAGATTAGAAAGCACCCTGGCGTATTCTTTTTTACTTTTGATATTTTTTGAAATGACATCAGAATAGATTTTAATTGATGCATTATAATTTCCCGCCTTTTGATAGGCCAATGCCTTATTATTTAAGAACATCGATTTAAAAGCATCATTATTGGAGAATTTTATAGCGCGCTCATGATATTCTATCGCTTCATCATATTTTTTTAAGTTAATACTATTTAATCCGAGCTCATTATAATCAGAGGATATACAGCTGAAGTCCGTTTTTTTTCGTTCACTCAGAAATTTAAGTGATGATATTAAACTTTCCTGACCTCCAAAGTAATCTCCGGCATCAGATTGTATAACAGCCATATAATTATAGGCCATAGCAACCTGTAAACTATCTTTAGGAGTGGTGGTAACCTTACTAAAATAGTAAAAAGCAGAATCATTATTTTTACCAAAGAATGATTCTGCAATATCATAGTTTGAATCTTTGCTAGAATTTTTAATGTCTTCTTTATTTTTGCAGGCAAATGCTATCAAAATTAAAAACGTAAATAAGTAGGATTTTTTCAAGATTGAGCGATTAATGGTAATCAAATATAAAAAAAGAAAGGCAGTATTTTACGCTGCCCTTCTTTTAATGATCTATGGGTTTTTAGGTGGCACATGTGCGCCTTCGCCCCCTGTATCATCACCATTGTCGCCACCATCTCCTGGGTCGGTATCGCCAGGATCGGTATCGTTGGTGCTTACTACTGTACCACTGTTGTGGCTGCAATTGTTATTTGTATTTGAAGGGTTTGCAAATCCTAAAAGGATAGCAATAAATAATGGTAAAAACATGATTCAAAAATTTAAAAAGTGATGTACACGTAGTTCCCCACGCCCCATGCGTGGGGGTTGCTACAAACTGTAAATCAGAAGGCCTTCTGAAATTTTTGGGAAGTGGTGAGTGTCTGTCGCGGGAGCTAATAACTGCTTCCCAAACCGGCTAATAACGACCGCGATTTCTACTCGTTTTTAACATTTAGTTCGTGCTTGGATTATCGTTTGAATCGTTGCTTGAATTAATTGTTGGGACAAATATCCAGGCTTCAAATCGCTAGTTTTCAGATAATTCCAAAGATTCTAAAGAATTCTTTTTAAATTCCAAAGAATTCCGGAAACCCGTAAGGATTCCAGAAATTCCATTTCTATTTTTACGATTAAATTTTTTGAAAAATGCCTGAAGATTATCAAGACATAGTATTGGCCGCCTATAAAAAGATGAGGGATAATGGGAAGCTATATGCAATTTTGCCTAGAGAAACAACTACTAAATTAAGAAGCGCGTGTTTAAAGGTTTACGAAAGTAGGCACGATCCAAAAGACCTGGATATACTTGCAACTTTTTTTGATGTAGATAGAATGGTTTGCGATATCCAAAAAAAATTAAACGAATCTGAGCCTGATGATTTTAGACCTCTTTGGAACCATATTACTGGTGGAACAGTTACAACTGAAGAGAGAAATACCGATCTTTTAGCATGGTTAATAGATTTGGAACCTAGGCCGAGCAGTTCTTATTATTTGAGTGCTGATAAAACAATTAAAATAGGTGGGATATCTATAGATGATCTCTTTCCTCCAACAACAACAACAACGACGACATCAACTCCAGATGATGAGGGACCAATTCGACCTAAGCCAATCTATATTCCGCGTTTCTCCCCTCGCTACATCACCATTTCCTGTGTCATTTTGCTATTGATTGGAACCACTTCTTTTGTAGCCTGGGAAACTAGTACCGCTTCAGTTCGAATGCCAAAAGAAGATGAGAAATGTATGTATTGGAATGAGGATCATTACGAGCCGGTAAAATGTAATGCACAAATTGTTAATGCTACGATAATCCCATTAAATCTTAAAAAGTTACAGCATCAAAGGAAGATTAATCTATCAGATACCCTAACCAGCTATTCGTTGGGGAAAGTGTGGTACAAAGGTTTTGTAAAAGATCATGAATATTTTACTGATAGCGGTGCATATCCTTTAGATACACAAAGAGTACTCAAACCACTTACAAACACAATTTTAACCAAGTATACTTCCAATTACAGGTATATGCTTACCCGTTTAGTATGGTTTTTATGTGCAGCTCTTTTTGTAAGTCTTTGTGGTATCGGAGCGAGTAAGACCAAAAAGAAAATTAAAGTTGGCAATCAGAATGAAACGAGCAATAGTCATATTCAGGATTTACTAAAACAAATAGCCCAATAATAACTTAGTTACTATTGGGCTATAAAGGTGAGTTTTAAAGGTTAAGAATAGTTTTATTTTCCCCAGTTTACCTGGATATTGTGTTCCTGGGCATATACTTTGCCTTTTTCCATTAATGCATTAAAATGTTGTTCGAAACGAGCTCCGTATTTTTCATCGATATTTTTAATGATTTCATCTTTAGCGTCCTGACTGCCTTTACTATCGCATAATTTAGCGTAAGCCAGGTATTCATTTTTATAAACGGGTATTACCAGTTCGTACAATTGTTGCGAAAGGGCTTTAATTTCCTTTTCTTCATCACCTGATGCCGAAAGTTTTTTCACTTTTTCGAGCGATTGTTCGAGGTATAATATTTTGTTATTGAGGTTAGTGGCAGCTTCGTCGCCTTTCTTTTTACTGGATGGAATATCAGGATATTCTTTAGTTTCATCGTTAATATGACGGGCCAGATCGGCGCTGGCAAAATCGTTGATCATATTGGTGTTCAGGATGGCAATGTCGAAGAAACGTTCAGGGGTTTCGGAGCAGGCGGAGAAAAAAAGAGTTAAGAGGATTAAAGTAGCGAATCTTGATTTTTGGGATAGTGCTTGTAATGTGTTCATGATCTAAATGGGTTTTCCTTATTAAATTTAAGCTTCGGTAGGAGCAAAGATTGAGCCGTTTTTGAGTTTGGAGCAGAGCGTTTCGGGCTTGGAGTGGATAAACCGATTGATCAATCCAGAGTCGGGAGTCGGGAGTTGGTTTACAAAAGATGTTTTTACCATTAAGAAGTTAAGCACATTAAGATAATTAACTAGCCTGGTGTTCTCCTTGCCCAGACTCTGCGAAATTTCGGTTAGAACTGATAAGCACTTCGCTTGAGGCGAGATGCGAATTTAACCTATTAACCTTGCCGGGCAATTAGGAATAACCAATAGACAAATCCGCATTTTTTGCTATCTTAGTGTTTGATTGTTAACACAATAACAAGCCGAACAACAAACCTATTTTTACATCCTAATTATTACGCCATCTCGTGAAATACTCTTTCTACCAACATTTAATTGTTAGGTCGGCCGCTTTGCCCATGGAGACCAATTTGCAGCCAGAATCTCTTATGCAAATGTGGAAAGATCCTTTTATACGGGAGAGCATCTATCTGGCCAGCAAATCACTTTATAATGACCTGGATAAACTATTCAATAATGTAGCCGAAGTGAGCGATTTTAAAAGAGAAAGCCTGTTAAAGAGCTTTTATAAATACCTGGCCCGGATGAGTAACCGCTCTACTCCTTTTGGTTTATTTGCGGGCTGTGCATCATTACAATGGGGAACTCCGCAACATTTGGTATTAGAGGCTGGTTTTAAAAGGGATATTACCCTGGATGCGGCTGTTAACGAACAGTTAGCTATGCTTGTAGAAGCAGAACATCCAGGTGCAACTTATGTACTCAATAACACCATTTATCTTCAAGGCAAACAGTATAAGTTTATTACTTATCAAAGCATCAATGGCGAACGCGAGTACAAAATCGTTGCACTGACGTACAATGATATTATTGCTCAATTGGTGGCTAAACTAAAAGGAAATGCCAAAACACACCAGGAGCTTGCTTTACTTCTTGGTGATTTCGATGCTGATGAATCATTTGCTTTTATCAAACAGTTGATCCAGATTCAGTTTTTGACTTATACGGGCAAACCAGGTATCGGACTACAGTTTCCTGATTATTTACCTCATCCCTGGCCTGCTGGCATACATAAAGAGTTACAATATACCCTATCTATTTTAGACAAAACTGCTACTGTAAATGGCACAGCTGAAGCGGTAATTGATGACTACTTACAAATAGAAACAAACCTTAAAAAACTTTTTGGTGAAACGCCTAATAATTGTTTTCATGTTACGAGAATAAATAGCCTGCAAGCAGCCAGTCTTAATAGCAATTTACAAATCAAGCTATTGCGTGGAATTAAGCTCCTGAACAATTTAACTGATTTTGAACCTCATAAAAGGTTAAAACAATTTAAAACTCAATTTTTACAACGGTATCAGGGAAGAAGTGTGCCACTATTGGCCGCCTTTGATCCGGATAGTGGAATAGAATATGGACAGTGGCACAATAAAGAAACTTTACTTACCGAAGGTTTAATTACCAGTTTAAATAAGCAAACAGAGCAGATACCCTATACCGAAACCAACCTAAAACTACTTAAGGTATTAACATTGGCCAATGTTGGTGGTCATTATAGTTTTACCCTGCCAGAAGATTTTGTGCAGGATAAACCATTAGCTGATCTTCCGCATAATATGGCTGCGGTTTTTCAACTTTTTGATGAGGAACGGATCTACCTCGAACTGGTACCCGGTACAGGAAGTTTAGGCCTTTTGGCAAGATATGCCCATGCCAGCTCAGCAATTAAACAATTGGCAATGGAAATGGCAATGGAAGAGACCTTGGCCAATCCGGAAGTCATCTATGCAGAAATTATCCACTTACCCGAAGAACGTTCGGCTAATGTGATGTCGCACCCTCAGTTTTGGTCGCACGAAATGCAATATGTAGACCATGCTCACGGTAAGCAAGTGATTAACCTCGACGAAATTGAGGTAACTTTGCAAAACGGTCTGTTTAAACTTTTTTCGAAAAAGAAGCAGCAGGAAATTATTCCCAAATTGAGCAGTGCCTATAATTATAACCGCTCACAACATCCTATATATACTTTTCTGTGTGATATACAACACCAAACAGGGCCAAATGGGTTAACCTTTAACTGGGGCAGGCTGGCAAAAGATTTTGTTTTTTTTCCGAGGGTAGATACCACCTTCGGACTTATTTTACACCGGGCCACCTGGAAATTTGCGCATGCAAACCTACTTCAACTCATCAAAAAACAAACTAATGATCAACTCCGTAGAGAAGCATTTGAACAATTTAGACAAGAATGGAAGATACCAGCCAAGTTTTATGTTGTAAACGGAGATAATGAGTTGCTGATCGATTCTGCTAATCCACTTTCAGTTGATGTTTTTTTAAAGGAGGCCTCAAAAACTGTTAATGAACTGGTAGTGAAAGAATGTTTGCACCATGAAATGAAACCGATATTACAGGATGAAGCCGGCAAGCGCTATGCACATCAGTTTGCCGCACCGCTTTTTGCAATGGCCGAAGTAAAAAAGGCGAGCTATCAGCCAAATAATGGTACGGTAACCCGCCACTTTTTTCCAGGTAGCGAGTGGCTGTACATTAAAATATTTTTAAATGAAAACACTGCCCAGGAGGTTTTAATAGCGCTGTTTAAATTACTCGATAAAAACTCAGGGGTACTCCACTATCAAAAGTGTTTTTTTATACGGTATTATGAACACGGTCACCATTTACGGTTACGGATATTGCTCCACAAAGCAGCAGATTTTCAACAGGCCTATTTTTTGGTTAAAGCGGTTTTAGACCCCTTCATTATGCACCAACAGATCAGCAATATTCAACTGGATACCTATGAGCGTGAAATTGAACGTTATGGTGCCGAGCAAATTGCATTGGCAGAAAGCCTGTTCGATATTGATAGCAGGTTTTGTGCCCACATTTTTACGATTTTCGAAAACAATGATTATACCGAACAGGGCTGGTTGATTATTTTTTGGGTGATGAAAGATTATTTATCGCGCAAGAGCACCGACCCTTCGGTACAGTTAAAGTTTGCGGAAACGCAGTTGACGTTCTTTTTAAAGGAA
Proteins encoded:
- a CDS encoding response regulator; its protein translation is MFKRILIAEDQETQNISLQTTLADLSIEKPEYVYYCDDALTWIKNAIRAEQPYDLLVTDLSFVEDHNKQKIAGGVELIQAAKKVQPGLKILVFSVENKTAVIDMLFKELHIDGYVRKARHDAQYLKLAINAIYNDKKYLSPDLKLARKENNSHDFTDLDIAIISQLVDGTPQKNIPYYLQENNIKPSGLSSVEKRLNLMKEVLGFSKNEQLIAYCKDVGII
- a CDS encoding tetratricopeptide repeat-containing sensor histidine kinase; translation: MKKSYLFTFLILIAFACKNKEDIKNSSKDSNYDIAESFFGKNNDSAFYYFSKVTTTPKDSLQVAMAYNYMAVIQSDAGDYFGGQESLISSLKFLSERKKTDFSCISSDYNELGLNSINLKKYDEAIEYHERAIKFSNNDAFKSMFLNNKALAYQKAGNYNASIKIYSDVISKNIKSKKEYARVLSNLAKTKWLQNPNYNAAPEFLKALHIRDVEKDQWGQNASYAHLADYYEKKKPDSALIYAQKMYLIAKKLVSPDDRLEALQKLIKLSPAKETKDYFSIYEKLNDSVQTARSAAKNQFALIRYDTEKSKADNLVLQKDNEGKRYQIIILIIGILLLTIAGTLWYKKRKQRLELEAQNSIRENKLKTSQKVHDVVANGLYRIMNKLDNQESLKNNPIVNEIEELYEQSRDLSYEKPKSKNQPFNEKISELLKSFASENTKVILVGNSAQLWEKVSEQAREEIEHILQELMVNMGKHSRASDVVIKFEQAQEKINIHYTDNGIGILGEVHPNNGLTNTGTRIDAIGGTITFDTKVEKGLKIQISFPVS
- a CDS encoding lantibiotic dehydratase, with amino-acid sequence MWKDPFIRESIYLASKSLYNDLDKLFNNVAEVSDFKRESLLKSFYKYLARMSNRSTPFGLFAGCASLQWGTPQHLVLEAGFKRDITLDAAVNEQLAMLVEAEHPGATYVLNNTIYLQGKQYKFITYQSINGEREYKIVALTYNDIIAQLVAKLKGNAKTHQELALLLGDFDADESFAFIKQLIQIQFLTYTGKPGIGLQFPDYLPHPWPAGIHKELQYTLSILDKTATVNGTAEAVIDDYLQIETNLKKLFGETPNNCFHVTRINSLQAASLNSNLQIKLLRGIKLLNNLTDFEPHKRLKQFKTQFLQRYQGRSVPLLAAFDPDSGIEYGQWHNKETLLTEGLITSLNKQTEQIPYTETNLKLLKVLTLANVGGHYSFTLPEDFVQDKPLADLPHNMAAVFQLFDEERIYLELVPGTGSLGLLARYAHASSAIKQLAMEMAMEETLANPEVIYAEIIHLPEERSANVMSHPQFWSHEMQYVDHAHGKQVINLDEIEVTLQNGLFKLFSKKKQQEIIPKLSSAYNYNRSQHPIYTFLCDIQHQTGPNGLTFNWGRLAKDFVFFPRVDTTFGLILHRATWKFAHANLLQLIKKQTNDQLRREAFEQFRQEWKIPAKFYVVNGDNELLIDSANPLSVDVFLKEASKTVNELVVKECLHHEMKPILQDEAGKRYAHQFAAPLFAMAEVKKASYQPNNGTVTRHFFPGSEWLYIKIFLNENTAQEVLIALFKLLDKNSGVLHYQKCFFIRYYEHGHHLRLRILLHKAADFQQAYFLVKAVLDPFIMHQQISNIQLDTYEREIERYGAEQIALAESLFDIDSRFCAHIFTIFENNDYTEQGWLIIFWVMKDYLSRKSTDPSVQLKFAETQLTFFLKEMDSKEIKIQIDQLFRKYGAILPGLAQDYEALLTNRRSEIDALLKQQKVDWNDKFLAGLIHMLINRYFVNQQRLHECLLYGMMVKQLKSGLARAER